One genomic window of Solanum dulcamara chromosome 12, daSolDulc1.2, whole genome shotgun sequence includes the following:
- the LOC129876461 gene encoding protein NUCLEAR FUSION DEFECTIVE 6, mitochondrial-like isoform X3, with translation MATITARSLLRSATTSGRTSAVRLASGSKTKVSPSPFRIPPQKPLTARIFRSPVELSCVRVETMFPYHTATASALLNSMLSATPRSYGWTLEDL, from the exons ATGGCCACCATCACCGCCAGGTCCCTCCTCCGCTCCGCCACTACCTCCGGCCGAACATCCGCCGTCAGACTTGCCTCCGGCTCCAAGACGAAGGTCTCCCCCTCCCCTTTTCGTATCCCTCCACAGAAACCACTCACCGCTCGCATTTTCAG GTCACCTGTTGAATTGAGCTGTGTAAGAGTTGAAACAATGTTTCCATATCATACTGCTACGGCCTCAGCATTGCTGAATTCGATGCTATCTGCCACTCCTCGAAGCTATGGTTGGACTCTTGAAG ATTTGTGA
- the LOC129876461 gene encoding protein NUCLEAR FUSION DEFECTIVE 6, mitochondrial-like isoform X2 produces MATITARSLLRSATTSGRTSAVRLASGSKTKVSPSPFRIPPQKPLTARIFRSPVELSCVRVETMFPYHTATASALLNSMLSATPRSYGWTLEDCNDDV; encoded by the exons ATGGCCACCATCACCGCCAGGTCCCTCCTCCGCTCCGCCACTACCTCCGGCCGAACATCCGCCGTCAGACTTGCCTCCGGCTCCAAGACGAAGGTCTCCCCCTCCCCTTTTCGTATCCCTCCACAGAAACCACTCACCGCTCGCATTTTCAG GTCACCTGTTGAATTGAGCTGTGTAAGAGTTGAAACAATGTTTCCATATCATACTGCTACGGCCTCAGCATTGCTGAATTCGATGCTATCTGCCACTCCTCGAAGCTATGGTTGGACTCTTGAAG ATTGCAATGATGATGTATGA
- the LOC129876461 gene encoding protein NUCLEAR FUSION DEFECTIVE 6, mitochondrial-like isoform X1 — translation MATITARSLLRSATTSGRTSAVRLASGSKTKVSPSPFRIPPQKPLTARIFRSPVELSCVRVETMFPYHTATASALLNSMLSATPRSYGWTLEDCNDDL, via the exons ATGGCCACCATCACCGCCAGGTCCCTCCTCCGCTCCGCCACTACCTCCGGCCGAACATCCGCCGTCAGACTTGCCTCCGGCTCCAAGACGAAGGTCTCCCCCTCCCCTTTTCGTATCCCTCCACAGAAACCACTCACCGCTCGCATTTTCAG GTCACCTGTTGAATTGAGCTGTGTAAGAGTTGAAACAATGTTTCCATATCATACTGCTACGGCCTCAGCATTGCTGAATTCGATGCTATCTGCCACTCCTCGAAGCTATGGTTGGACTCTTGAAG ATTGCAACGATGATTTATGA